In Myxococcus virescens, a single window of DNA contains:
- a CDS encoding ribbon-helix-helix domain-containing protein: protein MQDGSASPLSPEAPSSPAASEVSVDVRGPDADIVSTHVLVPEEQVQKLRELARRTRIHQSEYLREAVEDLLGKYGRGAPKEEGQS, encoded by the coding sequence ATGCAGGATGGAAGCGCCAGTCCCCTGAGCCCCGAGGCTCCGTCATCCCCGGCGGCCTCGGAAGTGTCTGTCGACGTCCGAGGCCCGGATGCCGACATCGTCTCCACCCACGTCCTGGTCCCCGAGGAGCAGGTCCAGAAGCTGCGCGAGCTGGCGCGGCGGACCCGCATCCACCAGAGCGAGTACCTGCGCGAGGCCGTGGAAGACCTGCTCGGCAAGTACGGCCGCGGCGCGCCCAAGGAGGAAGGCCAGTCATGA